One genomic window of Limnothrix sp. FACHB-406 includes the following:
- a CDS encoding DEAD/DEAH box helicase: MAVLHGSWQLGEQALFLWAEAWKPTVGKPPTQWQVPDHPRSLSAKELKAWLPTLVESGCLKPGAIERLKDWSAKWRAIGLPTLRGNGTPLLAGATVEPEQFDRLEINLWWVEGLWVPAALVPDLLQGLPLAADETPIAGDLRFWSHAARWGLDLVARAKAVPTLAPTAEGVARSRWQPLLEGAVDRSRLEHFTQQMPSSCRFFQTLERPVEQRATASNARSLRGSSGPVRISTFQPISMQLPAVPAALLSDFLGEMVDARLRATAATLPLPGERRVGGRGAARGGLTTAIGLPPVARDWLSALGQANGTCQSALTELVPLARSLQTWLTPLAIDPATIAGFCAAFRLHPPQPSADRWYLEYGLQSIDQAGVWIPAQQVWRFPVERLRSGDRVVNRPQETLLRGLGLAARLFPALEATLDLPMPSGCELSAVEAYQFVRLYAQRFQDNGLGALLPASLRNQTSYRLGVRLLAGDPLATDRPNLGLRNLLNFRWELSLGDRALSAQDFETLLAKTDLDTMPLVEIGGEWVELRPHEVRAARDFLAKRQGNLNLTLDEALRITTGENATIDKLPVVQFESSGAVAELMNALGDRAAIEPVITPPKFQGQLRPYQERGVAWLSFLERWGLGACLADDMGLGKTPSTIAFLLHLRDRAALVGPVLLVCPTSVLGNWQRELAKFAPDLRVLLHHGDRRLKGKALARAAEDLDVVLISYSLVFRDEMTLQAVPWCGIVLDEAQNIKNAESKQSQAVKRLAAVADDDSSEEPRPVPFRIALTGTPVENRLAELWSIMDFLNPGYLGTQTFFQRRFATPIERFGDGASLQTLRSLVQPFILRRLKTDKTIIQDLPEKQEFNLFCGLSASQAERYQALVDEALAAIESSDGIQRRGQILALLVKLKQVCDYPALVGGEGEPEPSDRAPKLVPTESPKLQRLGEMLEEVVAEGDRALIFTQFARWGHWMQAYLQQHLGRDVLFLHGGTPQKQRDTMVERFQNDPQSPPIFILSLKAGGTGLNLTRANHVFHFDRWWNPAVENQATDRAFRIGQTRNVQVHKFICTGTLEEKIHDLLESKKVLAEQIVGTGETWLGDLDTDALRDLLLLDRAAIIEDR; the protein is encoded by the coding sequence ATGGCGGTTTTACATGGTAGCTGGCAACTGGGAGAGCAGGCTTTGTTTCTGTGGGCAGAGGCCTGGAAACCGACGGTTGGGAAGCCGCCGACCCAGTGGCAGGTGCCGGATCACCCCCGATCGCTCTCGGCAAAGGAATTGAAAGCTTGGTTGCCCACGCTGGTGGAAAGCGGTTGCTTGAAGCCGGGGGCGATCGAACGGTTGAAGGATTGGTCTGCCAAGTGGCGGGCGATCGGGCTGCCCACGTTGCGCGGCAATGGGACTCCCCTGCTGGCGGGAGCAACGGTGGAGCCAGAACAGTTTGATCGCCTGGAAATTAATCTTTGGTGGGTGGAAGGGCTTTGGGTTCCGGCGGCGCTGGTGCCTGATTTGTTGCAGGGGTTGCCCTTGGCGGCCGATGAAACGCCGATCGCGGGCGATTTGCGCTTTTGGAGCCATGCGGCCCGCTGGGGACTGGATTTGGTGGCTCGGGCCAAGGCAGTGCCCACCCTTGCACCGACGGCGGAGGGAGTTGCCCGATCGCGCTGGCAACCGCTGTTGGAAGGGGCGGTGGATCGATCGCGCCTGGAGCACTTCACGCAACAGATGCCCAGTAGTTGCCGATTTTTCCAAACCCTGGAGCGACCGGTGGAGCAGCGGGCCACGGCCAGTAATGCCCGATCGCTCCGAGGCTCTAGCGGCCCCGTGCGGATCAGCACGTTTCAGCCCATTTCGATGCAACTACCGGCCGTGCCAGCGGCGCTGCTATCGGACTTTTTGGGCGAAATGGTTGATGCTCGACTGCGGGCCACGGCGGCCACGCTGCCCTTGCCCGGTGAGCGGCGCGTGGGGGGACGGGGAGCGGCCCGAGGCGGCCTGACCACTGCGATCGGGTTACCGCCCGTGGCCCGCGATTGGTTGAGCGCATTGGGCCAAGCCAATGGCACTTGCCAAAGCGCCCTGACGGAGTTGGTGCCCTTGGCGCGGAGTTTGCAAACCTGGTTAACTCCCCTGGCGATCGATCCGGCCACCATTGCCGGGTTCTGTGCGGCTTTTCGGTTGCACCCGCCCCAACCCTCGGCCGATCGCTGGTATTTGGAATATGGCCTCCAGTCGATCGACCAAGCCGGGGTTTGGATTCCAGCCCAGCAAGTGTGGCGATTCCCGGTGGAGCGGCTGCGATCGGGCGATCGGGTGGTGAATCGGCCCCAGGAAACCCTGTTAAGGGGTTTAGGGTTGGCGGCGCGCCTTTTTCCTGCCCTGGAAGCCACCTTGGATTTACCCATGCCCAGTGGCTGCGAGCTATCGGCCGTGGAAGCCTATCAATTCGTGCGGCTCTATGCCCAACGATTCCAAGACAACGGATTGGGGGCCCTGTTGCCCGCCAGCCTACGGAATCAAACCAGTTACCGTTTGGGGGTGCGGTTGCTGGCCGGCGACCCCCTCGCCACCGATCGCCCCAACTTGGGTCTGCGCAATTTGCTGAACTTTCGCTGGGAACTGTCCTTGGGCGATCGGGCCCTCAGTGCCCAGGACTTTGAAACCCTGCTGGCGAAGACAGACCTCGACACCATGCCCCTAGTGGAAATTGGGGGCGAGTGGGTGGAATTGCGACCGCATGAAGTACGTGCTGCCCGGGACTTTTTGGCCAAGCGCCAGGGAAACCTAAACCTCACGCTAGATGAGGCCCTGCGGATCACGACCGGCGAGAACGCCACAATCGACAAGTTGCCCGTGGTGCAATTTGAATCCTCGGGCGCAGTGGCGGAGTTAATGAACGCCTTGGGCGATCGCGCGGCCATCGAACCTGTGATCACGCCCCCGAAATTCCAAGGTCAACTGCGCCCTTACCAAGAGCGCGGCGTAGCTTGGTTGTCCTTTTTGGAGCGTTGGGGTCTGGGGGCCTGTTTGGCGGACGACATGGGCTTGGGTAAAACCCCCAGCACGATCGCCTTTCTGTTGCATTTGCGCGATCGTGCGGCCCTGGTTGGGCCCGTCCTGCTGGTTTGTCCCACCTCCGTTTTGGGGAACTGGCAACGGGAATTGGCAAAATTTGCCCCCGATTTGCGTGTGTTGCTGCACCATGGCGATCGCCGCTTGAAGGGCAAGGCCCTGGCACGGGCCGCCGAAGACCTGGACGTGGTGCTAATCAGCTATTCCCTGGTGTTTCGGGATGAAATGACCCTCCAGGCCGTGCCTTGGTGTGGCATTGTGCTGGACGAAGCCCAAAACATTAAGAATGCGGAATCCAAGCAATCCCAAGCCGTGAAGCGCTTGGCGGCCGTTGCCGACGACGACAGCAGCGAGGAACCGCGTCCCGTACCCTTCCGCATTGCCCTGACCGGAACTCCCGTGGAAAACCGCCTGGCGGAACTGTGGTCAATCATGGACTTCCTGAATCCAGGCTATTTGGGAACCCAGACCTTCTTTCAGCGCCGGTTTGCCACCCCGATCGAGCGGTTTGGGGATGGCGCTTCCCTGCAAACCCTGCGATCGCTCGTTCAGCCCTTTATTTTGCGTCGCCTCAAAACCGACAAAACCATCATTCAAGATCTGCCCGAAAAGCAAGAATTCAACCTATTCTGTGGCCTTTCCGCCAGCCAAGCGGAACGCTACCAAGCCTTGGTGGACGAAGCCCTAGCCGCGATCGAATCCAGCGACGGGATCCAGCGACGGGGGCAAATTTTGGCCCTGTTGGTGAAGCTGAAGCAGGTCTGCGACTACCCCGCCCTGGTGGGAGGCGAAGGGGAACCGGAACCGAGCGATCGGGCCCCGAAGCTGGTTCCCACCGAGTCGCCCAAATTGCAGCGGTTGGGCGAAATGCTCGAAGAAGTGGTGGCCGAGGGCGATCGGGCCTTGATTTTCACCCAATTTGCCCGTTGGGGCCATTGGATGCAAGCCTATCTGCAACAGCATTTGGGACGGGACGTGCTGTTCCTGCATGGTGGCACTCCCCAAAAGCAGCGCGACACCATGGTTGAACGCTTCCAAAACGATCCCCAATCACCGCCCATCTTTATCCTGTCCCTCAAGGCCGGCGGCACGGGCTTGAACCTGACTCGGGCTAACCACGTGTTTCACTTCGATCGCTGGTGGAATCCCGCCGTGGAAAACCAAGCAACCGATCGTGCCTTCCGGATTGGGCAAACCCGCAACGTTCAGGTTCACAAATTCATCTGCACCGGCACACTGGAAGAGAAAATTCACGACCTGCTCGAAAGCAAAAAAGTCCTCGCGGAGCAGATTGTGGGAACCGGCGAAACCTGGCTCGGAGATTTGGACACCGATGCCCTGCGGGATCTGCTGCTACTCGATCGAGCGGCCATCATCGAGGATCGTTAA
- a CDS encoding VOC family protein: MQLKRLGHVAICVQDIAKAVEFYKDLGMEVAWQDRDWAYLKAGEDGLALLSPEYDQAGPHFGFIFDQRAEMETAYEELQAKGVYVTQVHEHRDGTASFYGRDLDGNWFEYLYEPAPVPAAV, encoded by the coding sequence ATGCAACTGAAACGCTTAGGACATGTGGCGATCTGTGTTCAGGACATTGCCAAGGCCGTGGAATTCTACAAGGACTTGGGAATGGAGGTGGCCTGGCAAGATCGAGATTGGGCCTATCTGAAGGCGGGTGAAGATGGGTTGGCGCTGCTGAGTCCGGAATATGACCAAGCGGGGCCACACTTTGGTTTCATTTTTGACCAACGTGCTGAGATGGAAACGGCTTATGAGGAATTGCAAGCGAAGGGAGTCTATGTGACGCAGGTGCATGAACACCGGGACGGCACGGCTTCATTCTATGGTCGTGATTTGGACGGCAACTGGTTTGAGTATCTCTATGAGCCAGCGCCAGTGCCAGCGGCAGTCTAG
- a CDS encoding response regulator yields the protein MPENFLKAMPENFHDSQLRSFLLLAYRQQATGYLNVELDHHRWQIWLYRGRLAWCTGNRHRLRRLQRAIKLRTESQAREGWNRLVAATKQNLSDPLWEVRCLEQALVEELLAIERAQAIVMQAAIEVFFVVDQPSARFQWIAQPIDPIHPNLPLSSALMGEALSRAYNLQRHWQRLPFNPLWADRGWIYLPGNETAADTSTTMTLAPLLDGKRTFWDIVAKLDPNYANLGGVLKVFQLLWQRKQLAVIELPDLEMSHQAPQASFSLKVACVDDDPKICEKIEKIVIGNGHQFLGCFEPLAALPKVIEAKPDVVFLDVVMPVINGHELCAQLRRVQQLSHTSIVMLTSADGLFDRARAKLSGASSFVSKPVTPDKVLAALKRHQHNQVVAH from the coding sequence ATGCCAGAAAACTTCCTCAAGGCCATGCCAGAAAACTTCCATGACTCGCAATTGCGTTCATTTCTACTGCTGGCCTATCGACAACAGGCAACGGGTTACCTGAACGTGGAGCTGGATCACCATCGTTGGCAAATTTGGCTCTATCGTGGGCGGCTGGCCTGGTGTACGGGCAATCGCCATCGGTTGCGACGGTTGCAGCGGGCAATCAAGCTGCGCACGGAGTCGCAGGCGCGTGAGGGATGGAATAGGCTGGTGGCAGCCACAAAGCAGAATTTGAGTGATCCCCTTTGGGAGGTGCGCTGCCTGGAGCAGGCGCTGGTGGAGGAGTTGTTGGCGATCGAGCGGGCCCAAGCGATCGTGATGCAAGCGGCGATCGAGGTGTTTTTTGTGGTTGACCAACCCTCCGCGCGTTTTCAGTGGATTGCCCAGCCGATCGATCCCATTCACCCTAACCTGCCCCTCTCCTCTGCCTTGATGGGCGAAGCCCTCTCTCGCGCCTACAATCTGCAGCGCCATTGGCAACGATTGCCCTTCAATCCGCTGTGGGCCGATCGGGGCTGGATCTATCTCCCGGGCAATGAAACCGCCGCCGACACCTCCACCACCATGACCCTGGCTCCCCTGTTGGATGGTAAGCGCACCTTCTGGGACATTGTGGCCAAGCTGGATCCTAACTATGCCAACTTGGGGGGCGTGCTCAAGGTGTTTCAGCTCCTTTGGCAACGCAAACAGTTAGCCGTGATTGAGTTACCGGACTTGGAAATGAGCCACCAAGCGCCGCAGGCTAGTTTTTCCCTAAAGGTGGCTTGTGTGGATGATGATCCCAAAATCTGCGAAAAGATCGAAAAAATAGTGATTGGCAATGGTCACCAGTTTTTAGGCTGTTTTGAACCCTTGGCGGCGCTGCCCAAGGTGATTGAAGCCAAGCCCGATGTGGTGTTTTTGGATGTGGTGATGCCGGTGATTAATGGGCATGAGCTTTGTGCTCAGTTGCGGCGCGTGCAACAGCTTAGCCACACGTCGATCGTGATGCTGACGAGTGCGGATGGGTTGTTCGATCGGGCAAGGGCCAAACTTTCGGGCGCAAGCAGCTTTGTCAGCAAGCCGGTCACTCCTGACAAGGTGCTCGCCGCCCTCAAGCGCCATCAACACAACCAAGTGGTGGCCCACTAG
- a CDS encoding ABC transporter permease, which translates to MPVSKRVSQPDDYLAQLLQRLWAIATGDTSTYILKRTLQALLTLLLASALCFVIVDLAPGSYLDTIAQNPQISRDTLALYTKQFGLDRPALEQYLRWLGQVVSQGNFGTSFVYQRSVTSLLAERIPATLYMAVLSLLATWAIALPLGIVAAIHHNRWVDRALQVISYLGQGFPSFITALLLLFVAQNLSPLLPVGGMTSLNFSELSPIEQLLDIGWHSILPTIALSITGFAGLQRLMRGQLLDVLRQDYIRTARAKGLPEDRVIYVHALRNAVNPLITLLGFEFSSLLGGAFITEYFFNWPGLGRLILQAVQVQDLYLTMASLMMGAVMLILGNLLADLLLKFVDPRINLQSMQ; encoded by the coding sequence ATGCCGGTTTCAAAGCGGGTTTCACAACCAGACGATTACCTCGCACAGTTGCTTCAGCGGCTTTGGGCGATCGCCACAGGAGACACCAGCACCTACATTCTCAAGCGCACGTTGCAAGCCCTCTTAACTTTGCTGTTGGCTTCGGCCCTGTGCTTTGTGATTGTGGATCTGGCTCCCGGCAGCTATTTGGACACGATCGCCCAAAATCCGCAAATCAGCCGCGACACCCTCGCCCTCTACACCAAGCAATTTGGTTTGGATCGCCCCGCCCTTGAGCAATATTTGCGCTGGTTGGGTCAGGTGGTGTCCCAAGGGAACTTCGGCACGAGTTTTGTCTATCAACGATCGGTCACATCCCTACTGGCGGAACGGATTCCCGCCACTCTCTACATGGCGGTGCTGTCGCTGCTGGCCACCTGGGCGATCGCCCTGCCGCTTGGGATTGTGGCCGCCATTCACCACAACCGCTGGGTCGATCGCGCCTTGCAGGTGATTAGCTACTTGGGGCAAGGCTTCCCCAGCTTTATCACGGCCCTGCTGTTGCTGTTTGTGGCCCAAAATCTCTCGCCCCTGTTGCCCGTGGGGGGCATGACCAGCCTGAATTTCAGTGAACTGTCCCCAATCGAGCAACTCTTAGACATTGGTTGGCATTCCATCTTGCCCACCATTGCCCTCAGCATCACTGGCTTTGCCGGTTTGCAGCGGTTGATGCGCGGTCAGCTCCTGGATGTGTTGCGCCAAGACTATATCCGCACTGCCCGGGCCAAGGGATTGCCCGAAGACCGCGTGATCTATGTCCATGCGCTGCGCAATGCGGTGAACCCGTTGATTACGCTCTTGGGCTTTGAATTTTCCAGCCTGCTGGGCGGTGCGTTCATCACGGAATATTTCTTCAACTGGCCGGGCTTGGGTCGGCTGATTTTGCAGGCGGTTCAAGTCCAAGACTTGTACTTAACGATGGCGAGTTTGATGATGGGTGCAGTGATGTTGATTTTGGGAAATTTGTTGGCGGATTTGTTGCTGAAATTTGTGGATCCACGGATCAATTTGCAATCCATGCAATAG
- a CDS encoding carboxylesterase: MATPLSARPYLSGFEALSAQERAQLHPDAVPFQLTAALTTAKETTKGRSRGVVICLHGFTAMPYGVGPVARAIAQQGLDVVAPLLPGHGWRDRPVQEREIAKITPDRLLAAARDEVRRAREQYDFVAMYGDSMGGAIALILAAEGLLDACAVTAPALQLPFRGAVLARYLGWLNFSIPKRLNRRFYAPCYEFENARAGRVLWRLSRRAKAGLERITCPVFVAHSHADRTIAYQAAEWVRDRVAGPVELQWFDRSGHVLPLDVEGPAVATAISQFFQQQFSQQQFFRPLESPTPQSLITAKPKQIESKSRLGDRPWSGGPETTAIDFAFS; the protein is encoded by the coding sequence ATGGCCACCCCCCTGTCTGCCCGTCCTTACCTCTCCGGTTTCGAGGCCCTGTCGGCCCAAGAACGCGCTCAATTGCACCCGGATGCGGTTCCTTTTCAGCTAACGGCTGCGTTAACCACGGCCAAGGAAACGACCAAGGGCCGATCGCGCGGGGTGGTGATTTGTCTCCATGGGTTCACTGCCATGCCCTACGGGGTGGGGCCTGTGGCCCGGGCGATCGCGCAGCAGGGGTTGGATGTGGTTGCGCCTTTGCTGCCGGGCCATGGCTGGCGCGATCGCCCCGTTCAGGAACGGGAAATTGCAAAAATCACGCCCGATCGACTGTTGGCGGCGGCCCGAGACGAAGTGCGCCGGGCCCGGGAGCAATATGACTTTGTGGCCATGTACGGTGATTCCATGGGTGGCGCGATCGCCCTGATTCTGGCGGCGGAAGGTTTGCTCGATGCCTGTGCGGTAACGGCTCCGGCGCTGCAACTGCCCTTCCGAGGAGCCGTCTTGGCGCGATATTTGGGCTGGCTCAATTTTTCAATTCCCAAGCGTCTGAATCGCCGGTTCTATGCCCCCTGCTATGAGTTTGAAAATGCGCGGGCGGGGCGGGTGCTCTGGCGCTTGTCGCGACGGGCCAAGGCGGGACTGGAGCGGATCACCTGTCCGGTGTTTGTGGCCCATTCCCACGCCGATCGCACCATTGCCTACCAGGCGGCGGAGTGGGTGCGCGATCGGGTGGCGGGCCCGGTGGAGTTGCAATGGTTTGATCGATCGGGCCATGTGTTGCCCTTGGATGTGGAGGGGCCGGCGGTGGCAACGGCCATTTCTCAATTCTTTCAGCAGCAATTTTCTCAGCAGCAGTTTTTTCGCCCCCTCGAAAGCCCAACCCCCCAATCCTTAATAACCGCCAAGCCCAAACAGATTGAGTCGAAATCCCGATTGGGCGATCGGCCTTGGTCTGGCGGGCCGGAGACCACCGCCATTGATTTTGCTTTTAGCTAG
- a CDS encoding ammonium transporter produces the protein MKLLVAFGIPVLMSIGAGLLVGWFADPAAAQGAAEAPKIDTGDTAWMLVSTALVLLMTPGLAFFYGGLVRSRNVLNTMMMSLIAMAVVGVTWVLWGYSLSFAPTVINPGGTPAFEANALIGSLKWFGFQGVGLDPDPVGYGATIPHQVFALYQMMFAIITVALVSGSIAERLSFKAYFWFVVLWSTLIYCPLAHWVWGKGWLGNMGALDFAGGTVVHISSGVSALVAAWMLGPRKDWQVKAIVPHNVPFVLLGTGLLWFGWFGFNAGSAIAANGLAATAFTATMVSTAAAGLTWTVVEWLLGRKPTAIGIASGFVAGLVGITPAAGFVDPLSAMAIGVITALCCLGAVTLKVRLGFDDALDTFPVHGVGGTVGAILTGVLASKSVNSAIDSGLLYGGTKTFTAGVVGVLAAYATAAIGTFLILKGLSLVMDLRVSPEVEDQGLDVPEHGEDAYGEP, from the coding sequence CTGAAGTTGTTGGTGGCCTTTGGAATTCCTGTGTTGATGTCGATCGGGGCTGGCTTGTTGGTGGGCTGGTTTGCCGACCCGGCCGCGGCCCAAGGAGCCGCCGAAGCACCCAAAATCGACACGGGCGACACGGCTTGGATGCTGGTTTCCACGGCCTTGGTGCTGTTGATGACTCCGGGGCTAGCGTTTTTCTATGGGGGCTTGGTGCGATCGCGCAATGTGCTCAACACCATGATGATGAGCCTGATTGCGATGGCCGTGGTGGGCGTGACCTGGGTATTGTGGGGATATAGCCTGAGTTTTGCACCCACGGTGATTAACCCCGGCGGGACACCTGCCTTTGAAGCCAATGCTTTGATTGGCAGCTTGAAATGGTTTGGCTTCCAAGGAGTGGGTCTCGATCCGGATCCGGTGGGCTACGGGGCAACGATTCCTCACCAGGTGTTTGCCCTCTATCAAATGATGTTCGCCATCATTACGGTGGCGCTGGTCTCTGGTTCGATCGCGGAGCGCTTGAGCTTCAAGGCCTATTTCTGGTTTGTGGTGTTGTGGTCAACGTTAATCTATTGCCCTTTGGCGCACTGGGTTTGGGGCAAAGGTTGGCTGGGCAACATGGGGGCCCTGGACTTCGCTGGGGGAACGGTGGTTCACATCAGCTCCGGTGTTTCCGCTCTGGTGGCGGCTTGGATGCTGGGCCCGCGTAAGGATTGGCAAGTTAAGGCGATCGTGCCCCATAATGTGCCTTTTGTGCTGTTGGGAACAGGGTTGCTGTGGTTTGGTTGGTTTGGGTTTAATGCCGGCAGCGCCATTGCTGCTAACGGTCTCGCGGCGACGGCATTCACGGCCACCATGGTTTCCACGGCGGCGGCGGGGTTGACCTGGACGGTGGTGGAGTGGCTGTTGGGTCGCAAGCCAACGGCGATCGGGATTGCCAGTGGCTTTGTGGCAGGTTTGGTGGGTATTACGCCGGCTGCGGGTTTTGTTGATCCCCTGTCTGCCATGGCGATCGGGGTGATTACGGCCCTGTGCTGTTTAGGAGCCGTCACCCTGAAGGTGCGGCTGGGATTTGATGATGCTTTGGACACCTTCCCGGTGCATGGTGTGGGTGGCACGGTTGGAGCAATTCTGACGGGGGTGCTTGCCTCAAAGTCCGTGAACTCAGCCATTGACAGCGGGCTGCTGTATGGCGGAACGAAAACCTTCACGGCTGGCGTGGTGGGAGTGCTGGCGGCCTATGCCACGGCTGCGATCGGGACATTTTTGATTCTGAAGGGCCTGTCTTTGGTGATGGATTTGCGGGTGTCTCCAGAGGTGGAAGATCAGGGCTTGGATGTCCCTGAGCATGGCGAAGATGCCTACGGAGAGCCATAG